Proteins encoded together in one Prunus dulcis chromosome 3, ALMONDv2, whole genome shotgun sequence window:
- the LOC117621225 gene encoding DUF724 domain-containing protein 3-like isoform X3 codes for MAGLEGNEHQQQLQLFSVGSAVEVRSDEEGFKGAWFRATIVTSPTNLASKKRKRALVEYKSLVTEDGSQQLKEYVDSAYLRPVPPPLGDQNFEEGDVVDADYKDGWWTGVVKKVLDNSKYTVVFEFPPDLIEFERERLRLHQDWDAGKWVRPNKQEVLAASDSPQNKDHVLHAQNDSNHVEVATQLENLGAVEDNPESKNSGKSLLEQSSYPRSIKSKKMLARNVTATDSGPLKKLKDDKAAEATSSITAITARQLRKMPDNKEMLHELATVSRGVRGTRRSRKPVVSHQLLKTESLLEENNVKTKEERDGEVDSQWVHPVTSKGRRTKSPFGSRLTQAGKEEYASVNSAGKIIQKEGISKEAEVPLTVRSKAKEKDGSLAENPCQLPNDPAQEKSMVMSAELGSDSIFANLLRSLVLFPDMEFKQQPAGGSTHKRKRGRPRKLVVVGPQASEGVKGQNGLGKVADGNVAEDQTLEEVALHVLRGMDSTDSQDASRRKTAEFPGTRCMTNEPARTCVGADDDDRPLSMWFGGMQHPASAGESRSSPDGNVREPVEVARRESLAVDAVSGSGQDEKGGLPFVKSSPVWKAIETLEVFRMIPQSPHFRPLGQCKEEYREGSAIGNMITFSRLAEKISRLHFDEPKDVFNSILESLLDLEKYGFNVTVLRERVNLLLSVKERQGQFQVESKDAESKIREHSHEKIKLVEEADCIAKKIIELEEKHASVKLQVGAKDLEIARLQKLVDAMSETIQSARSDFEKLASAPLK; via the exons ATGGCAGGCTTGGAGGGCAACGAACACCAGCAGCAGCTCCAATTATTCAGCGTAGGCTCGGCCGTAGAAGTGAGGAGCGACGAGGAAGGGTTCAAAGGCGCCTGGTTCAGAGCCACCATCGTCACAAGTCCCACAAACTTAGCCtcaaagaagaggaaaagggCCTTGGTGGAGTACAAGAGCTTGGTCACCGAAGATGGCTCTCAGCAGCTCAAAGAGTACGTTGATTCGGCTTACTTGAGGCCTGTGCCGCCTCCATTGGGTGACCAAAACTTTGAGGAGGGTGACGTGGTCGATGCGGATTATAAAGATGGATGGTGGACTGGAGTTGTAAAAAAGGTTCTTGACAATTCCAAGTACACAGTGGTGTTTGAATTCCCTCCAgatttgattgaatttgagAGAGAGCGTCTCAGATTGCATCAAGATTGGGATGCTGGCAAATGGGTTCGGCCCAATAAGCAG GAGGTATTGGCCGCTTCAGATTCTCCACAAAATAAAGATCATGTATTGCATGCTCAAAACGATTCCAACCATGTTGAAGTGGCGACtcaacttgaaaatttggGTGCTGTAGAGGATAACCCTGAATCAAAAAATTCAGGGAAGAGTCTTTTGGAGCAGTCAAGTTATCCCCGGAGCATCAAGAGCAAAAAGATGTTAGCCCGTAATGTTACTGCTACAGACTCGGGTCCTTTAAAAAAGTTAAAGGATGACAAAGCTGCAGAGGCCACATCATCCATTACAGCCATTACAGCACGTCAGTTGAGGAAAATGCCTGACAATAAAGAAATGCTCCATGAATTAGCCACAGTGAGTAGAGGAGTTAGAGGAACAAGACGATCAAGAAAACCTGTTGTTAGCCATCAACTTCTTAAAACAGAGAGCTTGCTTGAGGAAAATAATGTT AAGACTAAGGAAGAGAGAGACGGTGAAGTGGATAGCCAATGGGTACATCCTGTAACAAGTAAAGGAAGACGTACAAAGTCTCCATTTGGAAGCCGATTGACCCAAGCAG GTAAGGAAGAGTACGCAAGTGTCAATTCTGCTGGAAAAATAATTCAGAAGGAGGGGATAAGTAAGGAAGCTGAAGTGCCTCTCACTGTCAGGTCAAAAGCTAAGGAAAAGGATGGTTCACTGGCTGAAAATCCATGCCAGCTTCCTAATGATCCTGCACAAGAAAAGAGCATG GTTATGTCAGCTGAACTTGGCAGTGATTCAATTTTCGCTAACCTGCTCCGTAGCCTGGTTCTTTTTCCAGACATG GAGTTTAAGCAGCAACCAGCTGGCGGAAGTACTCATAAAAGAAAGAGGGGCAGACCTCGAAAATTAGTGGTTGTAGGCCCCCAAGCTTCAGAGGGAG TCAAGGGGCAGAATGGATTGGGAAAAGTTGCCGATGGAAATGTTGCAGAAGATCAGACGCTTGAGGAAGTTGCTTTGCATGTGCTCAGAGGGATGGACTCTACAG ATTCACAAGATGCTTCTAGAAGAAAAACAGCTGAGTTTCCTGGAACAAGGTGCATGACAAATGAACCTGCAAGGACCTGTGTTGGAGCAGATGATGATGACAGACCTCTATCCATGTGGTTTGGAGGGATGCAGCATCCTGCAAGCGCGGGTGAATCAA GATCATCCCCTGATGGGAATGTTAGAGAACCAGTTGAGGTAGCAAGGAGGGAATCTCTTGCAGTTGATGCAGTCAGTGGCAGTGGGCAAGATGAGAAAGGAGGCTTGCCTTTTGTTAAAAGCTCTCCTGTGTGGAAGGCAATTGAAACATTAGAAGTATTCAGAATGATACCACAAAGTCCGCACTTCCGTCCTTTGGGTCAATGCAAAGAAGAATATCGTGAGGGATCAGCAATTGGCAATATGATAACCTTTTCCAGACTGGCGGAGAAAATATCCAGGCTGCACTTTGATGAGCCCAAAGATGTTTTCAATAGCATTTTAGAGAGTCTTCTTGACCTGGAAAAGTATGGATTTAATGTAACAGTTCTACGTGAGCGCGTGAATCTTTTATTGTCTGTTAAAGAGAGGCAAGGGCAGTTTCAGGTCGAGTCAAAAGATGCTGAAAGTAAGATCAGGGAGCATTCTCATGAAAAGATAAAGCTTGTAGAAGAGGCCGACTGTATTGCGAAGAAAATAATTGAGTTAGAGGAGAAACATGCATCAGTGAAGTTACAAGTGGGGGCGAAAGATCTTGAGATTGCTAGATTGCAAAAGCTTGTGGATGCCATGAGTGAAACCATTCAGAGTGCTCGGTCGGATTTTGAAAAGCTAGCTTCAGCTCCCTTGAAATAG
- the LOC117621225 gene encoding DUF724 domain-containing protein 6-like isoform X5: MAGLEGNEHQQQLQLFSVGSAVEVRSDEEGFKGAWFRATIVTSPTNLASKKRKRALVEYKSLVTEDGSQQLKEYVDSAYLRPVPPPLGDQNFEEGDVVDADYKDGWWTGVVKKVLDNSKYTVVFEFPPDLIEFERERLRLHQDWDAGKWVRPNKQEVLAASDSPQNKDHVLHAQNDSNHVEVATQLENLGAVEDNPESKNSGKSLLEQSSYPRSIKSKKMLARNVTATDSGPLKKLKDDKAAEATSSITAITARQLRKMPDNKEMLHELATVSRGVRGTRRSRKPVVSHQLLKTESLLEENNVTKEERDGEVDSQWVHPVTSKGRRTKSPFGSRLTQAGYICALPSQKREKEKGKEEYASVNSAGKIIQKEGISKEAEVPLTVRSKAKEKDGSLAENPCQLPNDPAQEKSMEFKQQPAGGSTHKRKRGRPRKLVVVGPQASEGVKGQNGLGKVADGNVAEDQTLEEVALHVLRGMDSTDSQDASRRKTAEFPGTRCMTNEPARTCVGADDDDRPLSMWFGGMQHPASAGESRSSPDGNVREPVEVARRESLAVDAVSGSGQDEKGGLPFVKSSPVWKAIETLEVFRMIPQSPHFRPLGQCKEEYREGSAIGNMITFSRLAEKISRLHFDEPKDVFNSILESLLDLEKYGFNVTVLRERVNLLLSVKERQGQFQVESKDAESKIREHSHEKIKLVEEADCIAKKIIELEEKHASVKLQVGAKDLEIARLQKLVDAMSETIQSARSDFEKLASAPLK, from the exons ATGGCAGGCTTGGAGGGCAACGAACACCAGCAGCAGCTCCAATTATTCAGCGTAGGCTCGGCCGTAGAAGTGAGGAGCGACGAGGAAGGGTTCAAAGGCGCCTGGTTCAGAGCCACCATCGTCACAAGTCCCACAAACTTAGCCtcaaagaagaggaaaagggCCTTGGTGGAGTACAAGAGCTTGGTCACCGAAGATGGCTCTCAGCAGCTCAAAGAGTACGTTGATTCGGCTTACTTGAGGCCTGTGCCGCCTCCATTGGGTGACCAAAACTTTGAGGAGGGTGACGTGGTCGATGCGGATTATAAAGATGGATGGTGGACTGGAGTTGTAAAAAAGGTTCTTGACAATTCCAAGTACACAGTGGTGTTTGAATTCCCTCCAgatttgattgaatttgagAGAGAGCGTCTCAGATTGCATCAAGATTGGGATGCTGGCAAATGGGTTCGGCCCAATAAGCAG GAGGTATTGGCCGCTTCAGATTCTCCACAAAATAAAGATCATGTATTGCATGCTCAAAACGATTCCAACCATGTTGAAGTGGCGACtcaacttgaaaatttggGTGCTGTAGAGGATAACCCTGAATCAAAAAATTCAGGGAAGAGTCTTTTGGAGCAGTCAAGTTATCCCCGGAGCATCAAGAGCAAAAAGATGTTAGCCCGTAATGTTACTGCTACAGACTCGGGTCCTTTAAAAAAGTTAAAGGATGACAAAGCTGCAGAGGCCACATCATCCATTACAGCCATTACAGCACGTCAGTTGAGGAAAATGCCTGACAATAAAGAAATGCTCCATGAATTAGCCACAGTGAGTAGAGGAGTTAGAGGAACAAGACGATCAAGAAAACCTGTTGTTAGCCATCAACTTCTTAAAACAGAGAGCTTGCTTGAGGAAAATAATGTT ACTAAGGAAGAGAGAGACGGTGAAGTGGATAGCCAATGGGTACATCCTGTAACAAGTAAAGGAAGACGTACAAAGTCTCCATTTGGAAGCCGATTGACCCAAGCAG GGTATATCTGTGCACTGCCTAgccaaaagagagaaaaagaaaagg GTAAGGAAGAGTACGCAAGTGTCAATTCTGCTGGAAAAATAATTCAGAAGGAGGGGATAAGTAAGGAAGCTGAAGTGCCTCTCACTGTCAGGTCAAAAGCTAAGGAAAAGGATGGTTCACTGGCTGAAAATCCATGCCAGCTTCCTAATGATCCTGCACAAGAAAAGAGCATG GAGTTTAAGCAGCAACCAGCTGGCGGAAGTACTCATAAAAGAAAGAGGGGCAGACCTCGAAAATTAGTGGTTGTAGGCCCCCAAGCTTCAGAGGGAG TCAAGGGGCAGAATGGATTGGGAAAAGTTGCCGATGGAAATGTTGCAGAAGATCAGACGCTTGAGGAAGTTGCTTTGCATGTGCTCAGAGGGATGGACTCTACAG ATTCACAAGATGCTTCTAGAAGAAAAACAGCTGAGTTTCCTGGAACAAGGTGCATGACAAATGAACCTGCAAGGACCTGTGTTGGAGCAGATGATGATGACAGACCTCTATCCATGTGGTTTGGAGGGATGCAGCATCCTGCAAGCGCGGGTGAATCAA GATCATCCCCTGATGGGAATGTTAGAGAACCAGTTGAGGTAGCAAGGAGGGAATCTCTTGCAGTTGATGCAGTCAGTGGCAGTGGGCAAGATGAGAAAGGAGGCTTGCCTTTTGTTAAAAGCTCTCCTGTGTGGAAGGCAATTGAAACATTAGAAGTATTCAGAATGATACCACAAAGTCCGCACTTCCGTCCTTTGGGTCAATGCAAAGAAGAATATCGTGAGGGATCAGCAATTGGCAATATGATAACCTTTTCCAGACTGGCGGAGAAAATATCCAGGCTGCACTTTGATGAGCCCAAAGATGTTTTCAATAGCATTTTAGAGAGTCTTCTTGACCTGGAAAAGTATGGATTTAATGTAACAGTTCTACGTGAGCGCGTGAATCTTTTATTGTCTGTTAAAGAGAGGCAAGGGCAGTTTCAGGTCGAGTCAAAAGATGCTGAAAGTAAGATCAGGGAGCATTCTCATGAAAAGATAAAGCTTGTAGAAGAGGCCGACTGTATTGCGAAGAAAATAATTGAGTTAGAGGAGAAACATGCATCAGTGAAGTTACAAGTGGGGGCGAAAGATCTTGAGATTGCTAGATTGCAAAAGCTTGTGGATGCCATGAGTGAAACCATTCAGAGTGCTCGGTCGGATTTTGAAAAGCTAGCTTCAGCTCCCTTGAAATAG
- the LOC117621225 gene encoding DUF724 domain-containing protein 3-like isoform X1 has translation MAGLEGNEHQQQLQLFSVGSAVEVRSDEEGFKGAWFRATIVTSPTNLASKKRKRALVEYKSLVTEDGSQQLKEYVDSAYLRPVPPPLGDQNFEEGDVVDADYKDGWWTGVVKKVLDNSKYTVVFEFPPDLIEFERERLRLHQDWDAGKWVRPNKQEVLAASDSPQNKDHVLHAQNDSNHVEVATQLENLGAVEDNPESKNSGKSLLEQSSYPRSIKSKKMLARNVTATDSGPLKKLKDDKAAEATSSITAITARQLRKMPDNKEMLHELATVSRGVRGTRRSRKPVVSHQLLKTESLLEENNVKTKEERDGEVDSQWVHPVTSKGRRTKSPFGSRLTQAGYICALPSQKREKEKGKEEYASVNSAGKIIQKEGISKEAEVPLTVRSKAKEKDGSLAENPCQLPNDPAQEKSMVMSAELGSDSIFANLLRSLVLFPDMEFKQQPAGGSTHKRKRGRPRKLVVVGPQASEGVKGQNGLGKVADGNVAEDQTLEEVALHVLRGMDSTDSQDASRRKTAEFPGTRCMTNEPARTCVGADDDDRPLSMWFGGMQHPASAGESRSSPDGNVREPVEVARRESLAVDAVSGSGQDEKGGLPFVKSSPVWKAIETLEVFRMIPQSPHFRPLGQCKEEYREGSAIGNMITFSRLAEKISRLHFDEPKDVFNSILESLLDLEKYGFNVTVLRERVNLLLSVKERQGQFQVESKDAESKIREHSHEKIKLVEEADCIAKKIIELEEKHASVKLQVGAKDLEIARLQKLVDAMSETIQSARSDFEKLASAPLK, from the exons ATGGCAGGCTTGGAGGGCAACGAACACCAGCAGCAGCTCCAATTATTCAGCGTAGGCTCGGCCGTAGAAGTGAGGAGCGACGAGGAAGGGTTCAAAGGCGCCTGGTTCAGAGCCACCATCGTCACAAGTCCCACAAACTTAGCCtcaaagaagaggaaaagggCCTTGGTGGAGTACAAGAGCTTGGTCACCGAAGATGGCTCTCAGCAGCTCAAAGAGTACGTTGATTCGGCTTACTTGAGGCCTGTGCCGCCTCCATTGGGTGACCAAAACTTTGAGGAGGGTGACGTGGTCGATGCGGATTATAAAGATGGATGGTGGACTGGAGTTGTAAAAAAGGTTCTTGACAATTCCAAGTACACAGTGGTGTTTGAATTCCCTCCAgatttgattgaatttgagAGAGAGCGTCTCAGATTGCATCAAGATTGGGATGCTGGCAAATGGGTTCGGCCCAATAAGCAG GAGGTATTGGCCGCTTCAGATTCTCCACAAAATAAAGATCATGTATTGCATGCTCAAAACGATTCCAACCATGTTGAAGTGGCGACtcaacttgaaaatttggGTGCTGTAGAGGATAACCCTGAATCAAAAAATTCAGGGAAGAGTCTTTTGGAGCAGTCAAGTTATCCCCGGAGCATCAAGAGCAAAAAGATGTTAGCCCGTAATGTTACTGCTACAGACTCGGGTCCTTTAAAAAAGTTAAAGGATGACAAAGCTGCAGAGGCCACATCATCCATTACAGCCATTACAGCACGTCAGTTGAGGAAAATGCCTGACAATAAAGAAATGCTCCATGAATTAGCCACAGTGAGTAGAGGAGTTAGAGGAACAAGACGATCAAGAAAACCTGTTGTTAGCCATCAACTTCTTAAAACAGAGAGCTTGCTTGAGGAAAATAATGTT AAGACTAAGGAAGAGAGAGACGGTGAAGTGGATAGCCAATGGGTACATCCTGTAACAAGTAAAGGAAGACGTACAAAGTCTCCATTTGGAAGCCGATTGACCCAAGCAG GGTATATCTGTGCACTGCCTAgccaaaagagagaaaaagaaaagg GTAAGGAAGAGTACGCAAGTGTCAATTCTGCTGGAAAAATAATTCAGAAGGAGGGGATAAGTAAGGAAGCTGAAGTGCCTCTCACTGTCAGGTCAAAAGCTAAGGAAAAGGATGGTTCACTGGCTGAAAATCCATGCCAGCTTCCTAATGATCCTGCACAAGAAAAGAGCATG GTTATGTCAGCTGAACTTGGCAGTGATTCAATTTTCGCTAACCTGCTCCGTAGCCTGGTTCTTTTTCCAGACATG GAGTTTAAGCAGCAACCAGCTGGCGGAAGTACTCATAAAAGAAAGAGGGGCAGACCTCGAAAATTAGTGGTTGTAGGCCCCCAAGCTTCAGAGGGAG TCAAGGGGCAGAATGGATTGGGAAAAGTTGCCGATGGAAATGTTGCAGAAGATCAGACGCTTGAGGAAGTTGCTTTGCATGTGCTCAGAGGGATGGACTCTACAG ATTCACAAGATGCTTCTAGAAGAAAAACAGCTGAGTTTCCTGGAACAAGGTGCATGACAAATGAACCTGCAAGGACCTGTGTTGGAGCAGATGATGATGACAGACCTCTATCCATGTGGTTTGGAGGGATGCAGCATCCTGCAAGCGCGGGTGAATCAA GATCATCCCCTGATGGGAATGTTAGAGAACCAGTTGAGGTAGCAAGGAGGGAATCTCTTGCAGTTGATGCAGTCAGTGGCAGTGGGCAAGATGAGAAAGGAGGCTTGCCTTTTGTTAAAAGCTCTCCTGTGTGGAAGGCAATTGAAACATTAGAAGTATTCAGAATGATACCACAAAGTCCGCACTTCCGTCCTTTGGGTCAATGCAAAGAAGAATATCGTGAGGGATCAGCAATTGGCAATATGATAACCTTTTCCAGACTGGCGGAGAAAATATCCAGGCTGCACTTTGATGAGCCCAAAGATGTTTTCAATAGCATTTTAGAGAGTCTTCTTGACCTGGAAAAGTATGGATTTAATGTAACAGTTCTACGTGAGCGCGTGAATCTTTTATTGTCTGTTAAAGAGAGGCAAGGGCAGTTTCAGGTCGAGTCAAAAGATGCTGAAAGTAAGATCAGGGAGCATTCTCATGAAAAGATAAAGCTTGTAGAAGAGGCCGACTGTATTGCGAAGAAAATAATTGAGTTAGAGGAGAAACATGCATCAGTGAAGTTACAAGTGGGGGCGAAAGATCTTGAGATTGCTAGATTGCAAAAGCTTGTGGATGCCATGAGTGAAACCATTCAGAGTGCTCGGTCGGATTTTGAAAAGCTAGCTTCAGCTCCCTTGAAATAG
- the LOC117621225 gene encoding DUF724 domain-containing protein 6-like isoform X4 yields the protein MAGLEGNEHQQQLQLFSVGSAVEVRSDEEGFKGAWFRATIVTSPTNLASKKRKRALVEYKSLVTEDGSQQLKEYVDSAYLRPVPPPLGDQNFEEGDVVDADYKDGWWTGVVKKVLDNSKYTVVFEFPPDLIEFERERLRLHQDWDAGKWVRPNKQEVLAASDSPQNKDHVLHAQNDSNHVEVATQLENLGAVEDNPESKNSGKSLLEQSSYPRSIKSKKMLARNVTATDSGPLKKLKDDKAAEATSSITAITARQLRKMPDNKEMLHELATVSRGVRGTRRSRKPVVSHQLLKTESLLEENNVKTKEERDGEVDSQWVHPVTSKGRRTKSPFGSRLTQAGYICALPSQKREKEKGKEEYASVNSAGKIIQKEGISKEAEVPLTVRSKAKEKDGSLAENPCQLPNDPAQEKSMEFKQQPAGGSTHKRKRGRPRKLVVVGPQASEGVKGQNGLGKVADGNVAEDQTLEEVALHVLRGMDSTDSQDASRRKTAEFPGTRCMTNEPARTCVGADDDDRPLSMWFGGMQHPASAGESRSSPDGNVREPVEVARRESLAVDAVSGSGQDEKGGLPFVKSSPVWKAIETLEVFRMIPQSPHFRPLGQCKEEYREGSAIGNMITFSRLAEKISRLHFDEPKDVFNSILESLLDLEKYGFNVTVLRERVNLLLSVKERQGQFQVESKDAESKIREHSHEKIKLVEEADCIAKKIIELEEKHASVKLQVGAKDLEIARLQKLVDAMSETIQSARSDFEKLASAPLK from the exons ATGGCAGGCTTGGAGGGCAACGAACACCAGCAGCAGCTCCAATTATTCAGCGTAGGCTCGGCCGTAGAAGTGAGGAGCGACGAGGAAGGGTTCAAAGGCGCCTGGTTCAGAGCCACCATCGTCACAAGTCCCACAAACTTAGCCtcaaagaagaggaaaagggCCTTGGTGGAGTACAAGAGCTTGGTCACCGAAGATGGCTCTCAGCAGCTCAAAGAGTACGTTGATTCGGCTTACTTGAGGCCTGTGCCGCCTCCATTGGGTGACCAAAACTTTGAGGAGGGTGACGTGGTCGATGCGGATTATAAAGATGGATGGTGGACTGGAGTTGTAAAAAAGGTTCTTGACAATTCCAAGTACACAGTGGTGTTTGAATTCCCTCCAgatttgattgaatttgagAGAGAGCGTCTCAGATTGCATCAAGATTGGGATGCTGGCAAATGGGTTCGGCCCAATAAGCAG GAGGTATTGGCCGCTTCAGATTCTCCACAAAATAAAGATCATGTATTGCATGCTCAAAACGATTCCAACCATGTTGAAGTGGCGACtcaacttgaaaatttggGTGCTGTAGAGGATAACCCTGAATCAAAAAATTCAGGGAAGAGTCTTTTGGAGCAGTCAAGTTATCCCCGGAGCATCAAGAGCAAAAAGATGTTAGCCCGTAATGTTACTGCTACAGACTCGGGTCCTTTAAAAAAGTTAAAGGATGACAAAGCTGCAGAGGCCACATCATCCATTACAGCCATTACAGCACGTCAGTTGAGGAAAATGCCTGACAATAAAGAAATGCTCCATGAATTAGCCACAGTGAGTAGAGGAGTTAGAGGAACAAGACGATCAAGAAAACCTGTTGTTAGCCATCAACTTCTTAAAACAGAGAGCTTGCTTGAGGAAAATAATGTT AAGACTAAGGAAGAGAGAGACGGTGAAGTGGATAGCCAATGGGTACATCCTGTAACAAGTAAAGGAAGACGTACAAAGTCTCCATTTGGAAGCCGATTGACCCAAGCAG GGTATATCTGTGCACTGCCTAgccaaaagagagaaaaagaaaagg GTAAGGAAGAGTACGCAAGTGTCAATTCTGCTGGAAAAATAATTCAGAAGGAGGGGATAAGTAAGGAAGCTGAAGTGCCTCTCACTGTCAGGTCAAAAGCTAAGGAAAAGGATGGTTCACTGGCTGAAAATCCATGCCAGCTTCCTAATGATCCTGCACAAGAAAAGAGCATG GAGTTTAAGCAGCAACCAGCTGGCGGAAGTACTCATAAAAGAAAGAGGGGCAGACCTCGAAAATTAGTGGTTGTAGGCCCCCAAGCTTCAGAGGGAG TCAAGGGGCAGAATGGATTGGGAAAAGTTGCCGATGGAAATGTTGCAGAAGATCAGACGCTTGAGGAAGTTGCTTTGCATGTGCTCAGAGGGATGGACTCTACAG ATTCACAAGATGCTTCTAGAAGAAAAACAGCTGAGTTTCCTGGAACAAGGTGCATGACAAATGAACCTGCAAGGACCTGTGTTGGAGCAGATGATGATGACAGACCTCTATCCATGTGGTTTGGAGGGATGCAGCATCCTGCAAGCGCGGGTGAATCAA GATCATCCCCTGATGGGAATGTTAGAGAACCAGTTGAGGTAGCAAGGAGGGAATCTCTTGCAGTTGATGCAGTCAGTGGCAGTGGGCAAGATGAGAAAGGAGGCTTGCCTTTTGTTAAAAGCTCTCCTGTGTGGAAGGCAATTGAAACATTAGAAGTATTCAGAATGATACCACAAAGTCCGCACTTCCGTCCTTTGGGTCAATGCAAAGAAGAATATCGTGAGGGATCAGCAATTGGCAATATGATAACCTTTTCCAGACTGGCGGAGAAAATATCCAGGCTGCACTTTGATGAGCCCAAAGATGTTTTCAATAGCATTTTAGAGAGTCTTCTTGACCTGGAAAAGTATGGATTTAATGTAACAGTTCTACGTGAGCGCGTGAATCTTTTATTGTCTGTTAAAGAGAGGCAAGGGCAGTTTCAGGTCGAGTCAAAAGATGCTGAAAGTAAGATCAGGGAGCATTCTCATGAAAAGATAAAGCTTGTAGAAGAGGCCGACTGTATTGCGAAGAAAATAATTGAGTTAGAGGAGAAACATGCATCAGTGAAGTTACAAGTGGGGGCGAAAGATCTTGAGATTGCTAGATTGCAAAAGCTTGTGGATGCCATGAGTGAAACCATTCAGAGTGCTCGGTCGGATTTTGAAAAGCTAGCTTCAGCTCCCTTGAAATAG